Proteins encoded within one genomic window of Candidatus Nezhaarchaeota archaeon:
- the rnz gene encoding ribonuclease Z — translation MIFLGTSASIPTKNRALPSIMILRNGEQLIFDCGEGVQRQMLMAGIGLRKNLRIFVSHMHADHVLGLAGILMSLSLTGRQEPLEIYGPSKLSSFIESMEKLFNFAPSFDIILHKVSDGVAYQGKGFRVIAFKVRHIEESYGYALVEDLRPGKFDPRKAEELGVPKGPLWKALQEGKSVRINGREVKPEDVMGPPRRGLKIVYSGDTAPMREMIDISRDADLLIHEATFDDALQEVAINELHTTAGQAATIAREAGVKKLVLTHISPRYEDPTILFTQAKRIFDNTVIAEDLMSIDLTWSD, via the coding sequence GTGATCTTCTTAGGCACTTCAGCTAGCATACCTACAAAGAATAGAGCTCTTCCATCAATAATGATTCTTAGAAATGGAGAGCAACTAATATTCGATTGCGGTGAGGGGGTTCAACGACAAATGCTAATGGCCGGAATAGGGCTAAGGAAGAATCTGAGAATTTTCGTATCCCACATGCATGCAGATCATGTACTTGGTTTGGCTGGAATCTTAATGTCGCTATCGTTAACAGGTAGGCAAGAGCCCCTTGAAATCTATGGTCCCTCAAAACTCTCCTCCTTCATCGAATCCATGGAAAAACTCTTCAATTTTGCTCCATCCTTTGACATCATACTTCACAAGGTTTCTGATGGTGTAGCATATCAAGGAAAGGGCTTCAGGGTAATTGCCTTTAAGGTAAGGCATATAGAAGAATCATACGGTTACGCTTTAGTGGAGGATTTAAGGCCAGGGAAATTCGATCCGAGGAAAGCTGAGGAACTTGGAGTTCCCAAAGGCCCTCTATGGAAAGCACTTCAAGAGGGTAAGTCGGTGAGGATCAATGGGCGCGAGGTGAAGCCTGAAGACGTAATGGGCCCCCCTCGCAGGGGTCTCAAGATAGTCTATAGTGGAGATACGGCCCCCATGCGCGAAATGATTGACATATCTAGAGATGCAGACCTATTAATTCACGAGGCTACATTTGACGATGCGCTTCAAGAAGTGGCTATTAACGAACTTCACACTACGGCTGGTCAAGCTGCTACTATTGCACGAGAAGCTGGTGTGAAGAAACTTGTACTAACACATATAAGTCCTAGGTACGAAGATCCCACGATACTTTTTACTCAAGCCAAGAGGATATTCGACAACACGGTAATTGCCGAAGACCTTATGAGCATCGACTTAACGTGGTCAGATTAA
- a CDS encoding AAA family ATPase: protein MRRLICLTGMPGAGKTVVAEVARSMGLKVYSMGDIVREEVLKEKKSLSWEDIKRVMFELREREGPRAVAKRVLRYMMNEDWNVAVIEGVRSLDEIEEFKSVGEVIILAIHSSPIDRYMRLKRRAREGDPKSFEEMKERDLKELSLGLGNVIALADYMIVNDSSLEEFKERAKKILFSLSSDAK, encoded by the coding sequence ATGCGTAGACTAATATGCTTGACAGGCATGCCAGGAGCTGGAAAGACTGTTGTTGCTGAAGTAGCACGAAGTATGGGCTTGAAGGTCTACTCCATGGGCGATATAGTACGCGAAGAAGTCTTAAAGGAGAAGAAGAGCCTATCATGGGAGGACATAAAGAGGGTTATGTTTGAATTAAGAGAAAGAGAGGGACCTAGAGCTGTAGCTAAAAGGGTTTTAAGGTACATGATGAACGAGGATTGGAACGTAGCTGTCATAGAAGGCGTGAGAAGTTTAGATGAGATTGAAGAATTCAAGTCTGTGGGTGAGGTAATAATATTAGCCATACATAGCTCTCCAATCGATAGGTACATGAGATTGAAGAGGAGGGCTAGAGAAGGAGATCCGAAAAGCTTTGAAGAAATGAAGGAGCGTGATCTAAAAGAGCTTTCATTAGGCTTGGGAAACGTGATAGCATTAGCTGATTACATGATAGTGAACGATAGTAGCCTTGAGGAGTTTAAAGAGAGAGCTAAGAAGATATTGTTTAGCTTGTCATCCGATGCCAAGTGA
- a CDS encoding minichromosome maintenance protein MCM, with protein sequence MVEAKLEDPIGQFIEFLKTFVDGKGNFKYEERIRQMIVSGSKSLVVDFDDLLLYSDKLAQGVVDRPREYLEFASIALYDVVKSVNRTYAEKVGRFYARFRRAGDLIPIRKIRAEHVNKMVTIDGVLVRASNIKQKLVEGTFICKNVECREIIKIPQNSRTFSSPNLCPRCGKRGTLEFSPENSLFMDVQTLVVQERPEDVPPGQLPRSIEVFVTDDLVDKARPGDRVIVSGIVSVRQEHSPKLGKLTTFTTYLEANYLEVSTKGVEEIEITPEDEEKIREAARDPHVIEKIIKSIAPSIYGMEEIKEAIAYMLFGGVPKIMPDGVKIRGDIHVLIVGDPGTAKSQLLQYVARLAPRGIYTSGKGSTAAGLTATVVRDKSTGDFFLEAGALVLADNGIAAIDEIDKMRDEDRVAMHEAMEQQTVSIAKAGIVAMLNARTSILAAANPRFGRYMTNRPVSENINLPVTILSRFDFIFVTTDKPNIVRDSALADHVLSLRALKGELTAPFPPEFLKKYIAYARKHVKPRLTDEAIEKIKSYFLSLREKASEDSPVPITVRQLETLIRAAEARARMALRSEVTAEDAEAVIRLMDYYLRTVGSDTTGRPDIDIIMTGKPRTIQQKMVKLVEIVEELQRELQGEPVSRDLIFERAKQEGMDKAFVEKALKQLLNDGVLFQPRDGYYKKV encoded by the coding sequence ATGGTTGAAGCAAAACTTGAAGATCCAATAGGACAGTTCATAGAATTCTTGAAAACATTTGTTGACGGTAAAGGAAACTTCAAGTATGAAGAGAGAATACGTCAAATGATAGTTTCAGGATCTAAATCTCTCGTTGTAGATTTTGACGACCTGCTACTATATAGCGATAAGTTGGCGCAAGGAGTAGTTGATAGACCGCGAGAATATCTCGAATTCGCATCCATAGCGCTTTATGACGTCGTAAAGTCCGTGAATAGGACTTATGCGGAGAAGGTCGGAAGGTTTTATGCTAGATTTAGGAGGGCTGGTGACTTAATCCCCATAAGGAAAATAAGAGCTGAGCACGTAAACAAGATGGTTACGATTGACGGAGTTCTTGTTAGAGCAAGCAATATAAAGCAAAAGTTAGTTGAGGGTACGTTCATATGCAAGAACGTTGAGTGTAGAGAGATCATCAAGATACCGCAAAACTCCAGGACATTTAGTTCTCCGAATCTATGTCCTAGATGCGGAAAAAGGGGTACTTTAGAGTTCAGCCCCGAAAACTCACTGTTCATGGATGTTCAAACTCTCGTAGTTCAAGAAAGACCTGAAGACGTACCACCTGGTCAATTACCGCGCTCAATAGAGGTCTTTGTTACTGATGACTTAGTTGATAAGGCTAGACCGGGTGATAGGGTTATAGTAAGTGGCATAGTATCTGTGAGACAAGAGCATTCGCCTAAGCTCGGCAAGCTAACTACTTTCACAACGTACCTAGAAGCTAACTATCTTGAGGTCTCAACTAAGGGAGTTGAAGAGATCGAAATAACTCCTGAAGATGAGGAGAAGATAAGAGAAGCAGCTAGAGACCCTCACGTAATTGAAAAAATCATAAAGTCAATAGCTCCATCGATATATGGTATGGAGGAGATAAAGGAAGCAATAGCTTACATGTTATTCGGTGGAGTACCAAAGATCATGCCCGATGGGGTTAAGATTAGGGGGGACATACACGTTCTCATAGTCGGAGATCCCGGGACGGCAAAAAGTCAGCTTTTACAGTACGTTGCAAGGCTCGCTCCTAGAGGAATATACACATCCGGTAAAGGTTCAACAGCTGCCGGGTTAACTGCTACGGTTGTTAGAGATAAGAGCACGGGGGACTTCTTCCTTGAAGCAGGCGCTTTAGTTCTTGCAGATAACGGTATTGCAGCAATAGATGAGATAGACAAGATGAGAGACGAAGACAGAGTTGCAATGCATGAAGCAATGGAGCAACAGACGGTTAGCATAGCCAAAGCAGGAATAGTAGCCATGCTCAATGCAAGAACATCTATTCTTGCTGCAGCTAACCCTAGATTTGGAAGGTACATGACAAATAGGCCTGTCTCAGAGAACATAAATCTACCAGTCACGATACTGTCACGCTTCGACTTCATATTTGTAACAACCGATAAGCCGAACATAGTTAGAGACAGTGCTTTGGCTGACCACGTCTTGAGCTTAAGGGCCTTGAAGGGTGAACTTACGGCTCCATTCCCTCCCGAGTTCCTTAAGAAGTACATAGCATACGCTAGGAAACACGTGAAGCCAAGATTGACAGACGAAGCCATCGAGAAGATAAAGTCCTACTTCCTTAGTTTGAGAGAGAAGGCTTCTGAGGATAGCCCGGTACCGATTACTGTAAGACAGCTAGAGACCCTTATAAGGGCGGCTGAGGCTAGGGCTCGCATGGCACTTAGAAGCGAAGTAACTGCTGAGGATGCTGAAGCAGTCATTAGACTCATGGATTACTACTTAAGGACCGTTGGCAGTGATACGACAGGACGGCCAGACATAGACATAATAATGACTGGTAAGCCTAGGACCATCCAGCAAAAGATGGTGAAGCTTGTTGAGATTGTCGAGGAGCTTCAAAGGGAGCTTCAGGGAGAGCCCGTAAGCAGAGATCTGATATTTGAAAGGGCTAAACAGGAGGGCATGGATAAGGCCTTCGTTGAGAAAGCGCTGAAACAACTTTTAAATGATGGTGTGTTGTTCCAGCCTCGCGATGGCTATTACAAGAAGGTTTGA
- the cca gene encoding CCA tRNA nucleotidyltransferase → MHNNELKELLSKLLKELAPKDYERRKVEEIVHLFTSRINDICRELKVDAKAEVQGSIAKDTWISGDRDIDIFIIFPKGTPAHVVRTLGFEIAKKASGTNYIECYAEHPYIRTFVENYAIDIVPCSEFDPKEGRPLTAVDRTPLHTRFVNEKLDEQLRNEVRLLKGFMKGIGAYGAEVKVSGFSGYLCELLVIYYGSFLEVIKNARYWRPFSTVIDLAKHYEDPKQALKIFKSPLVVIDPVDKKRNVAAALSLDKLSLFMLACNLFMLKPSRIFFKPEEHVLKEATKEDLRNYLDKSKTTILALATTLKPMPPDVLWGQIKRSCSGIVRLLEQEGFKVLRWSIWSDDEKEVILLIEIESGKLTPTVKHMGPPITSIKDVMSFLQKHTSSPRTVAGPYIEGDKLVVLTVRRASDIMSFLKNNIHRAELNRDFVEALRGRFDIALNEEVLDVCQGRVDSYRRFLRSFLRGSPHWLMNLYA, encoded by the coding sequence ATGCACAACAATGAGCTTAAAGAACTCCTCTCGAAATTGTTAAAAGAGCTTGCGCCTAAGGATTATGAGCGTAGAAAGGTAGAGGAGATAGTCCATCTTTTCACTTCAAGGATAAACGATATATGTAGGGAGCTAAAGGTAGACGCTAAAGCTGAAGTTCAAGGCTCTATAGCTAAGGATACTTGGATAAGCGGAGATAGAGACATAGATATCTTCATAATCTTCCCAAAAGGAACCCCCGCACATGTCGTGAGGACCCTAGGCTTCGAAATAGCGAAGAAAGCTAGTGGTACCAATTACATAGAATGCTATGCAGAGCATCCGTACATTAGGACTTTCGTGGAGAACTATGCAATCGACATAGTCCCGTGCAGCGAATTTGATCCCAAAGAGGGAAGGCCGCTAACAGCTGTTGATAGGACCCCATTACATACACGCTTCGTAAACGAGAAACTTGATGAGCAGTTAAGGAATGAGGTACGCTTATTAAAGGGCTTCATGAAGGGGATTGGAGCCTATGGTGCTGAAGTGAAGGTTTCTGGCTTTTCAGGTTATCTCTGTGAGCTCTTAGTGATATATTACGGCTCCTTTTTAGAGGTCATAAAGAACGCTAGATATTGGAGACCATTCTCAACGGTGATAGACTTGGCTAAGCATTACGAAGATCCAAAGCAAGCATTGAAGATCTTTAAGAGTCCTCTAGTGGTTATTGACCCGGTTGATAAGAAGAGAAACGTAGCCGCTGCTCTATCGCTCGACAAGCTGTCCCTCTTCATGCTTGCTTGCAACCTCTTCATGTTGAAACCAAGTAGAATCTTCTTTAAACCCGAGGAGCATGTATTGAAGGAAGCAACGAAAGAGGACTTAAGGAACTACTTAGATAAAAGTAAAACGACCATCCTTGCATTAGCAACCACCTTAAAGCCTATGCCACCCGACGTCCTATGGGGGCAAATAAAGCGTTCATGTAGCGGCATAGTAAGATTACTGGAACAGGAGGGCTTTAAGGTTCTAAGATGGTCTATTTGGTCGGACGATGAAAAAGAGGTAATTCTCTTGATAGAGATTGAAAGTGGCAAGCTAACCCCAACCGTTAAGCACATGGGCCCTCCAATAACGTCCATTAAGGACGTTATGAGCTTTTTACAGAAACACACTTCATCTCCTCGAACCGTAGCGGGGCCATACATTGAGGGTGATAAGCTTGTGGTATTAACGGTGAGAAGAGCTAGTGACATCATGTCATTCCTCAAGAATAACATTCATAGAGCTGAGCTGAACAGGGACTTTGTTGAAGCGCTAAGGGGGAGATTCGATATAGCATTAAATGAAGAAGTGCTGGATGTCTGTCAAGGAAGAGTGGATAGTTACAGACGCTTCCTAAGATCTTTCTTGAGGGGCTCGCCACATTGGCTCATGAATCTTTACGCTTGA
- a CDS encoding RNA-binding domain-containing protein, whose protein sequence is MKIVVEVEIRPTEDEEKVKRAVLNFFTPSNIRIEDRGRFRVLIAEANEVEALQKLHAKLRGQKILDAARSMMMRWSSKDKVIFYLHKQAAFMDYITFCLPEGESPLGPIKVEISDVDAKSVIDWLAPPTSKGKPLFEREPPR, encoded by the coding sequence ATGAAGATAGTGGTTGAAGTTGAGATACGACCTACAGAGGATGAGGAAAAGGTAAAAAGAGCAGTTCTTAACTTCTTCACCCCCTCCAACATTAGGATAGAGGATAGAGGACGCTTTAGAGTTCTCATAGCTGAGGCCAATGAAGTGGAGGCCCTTCAAAAACTACACGCGAAGTTAAGGGGGCAGAAGATATTAGACGCAGCAAGGTCAATGATGATGAGGTGGTCAAGCAAAGACAAAGTCATATTTTATCTTCACAAGCAAGCAGCCTTCATGGACTACATTACATTCTGCCTGCCTGAAGGCGAATCACCTCTAGGGCCCATTAAAGTTGAGATAAGTGATGTAGATGCAAAGTCTGTAATAGACTGGTTAGCACCCCCAACCTCAAAAGGTAAGCCCCTCTTTGAAAGAGAGCCTCCTAGGTGA
- a CDS encoding replication factor C small subunit — translation MAFKEEAPPLWVEKYRPKVLDDIVNQKEIIERLKKFVEEKNIPHLLFVGPPGTGKTTAALCLVYELYGENWRQNVLELNASDERGIQTIRERVKDYARTVALGDVPFKVIILDECDAMTSEAQWSLRRIMEMFWRTTRFILIANYGSKIIEPIQSRCAIFRFSMLSKEDIAGRLRFIAAQEKITLTQEGIDAIWYVAGGDMRRAINLLQAAAAYGGPVDDVAVYKVAGKARPAEVHEMLKLALKGDVMAARQKVYDLMINYGLTGSDIIRQVHTEVFRLDIPEPMKMEIEDLVAETDYRLVEGANEDIQITAFLAQLARLGKKMAG, via the coding sequence ATGGCTTTCAAAGAAGAAGCACCACCTCTTTGGGTTGAGAAGTATAGACCAAAGGTTCTCGACGATATCGTAAATCAAAAGGAGATAATTGAAAGGTTAAAGAAGTTTGTTGAAGAAAAGAACATCCCCCACTTATTGTTTGTGGGTCCACCTGGAACTGGTAAAACAACTGCAGCTCTTTGTCTCGTATACGAGTTGTACGGAGAGAATTGGCGGCAAAACGTTTTAGAGCTTAATGCTTCAGATGAAAGAGGTATCCAGACGATAAGGGAGAGAGTTAAAGACTATGCAAGAACTGTCGCTCTAGGTGACGTTCCATTCAAGGTGATTATACTAGATGAGTGTGACGCCATGACCTCGGAAGCTCAATGGAGCCTTAGGCGCATTATGGAGATGTTTTGGAGGACCACAAGGTTCATACTAATAGCAAACTATGGTTCTAAGATAATAGAACCAATTCAATCACGTTGCGCGATTTTCAGATTTTCTATGTTGTCGAAGGAGGACATAGCAGGAAGGCTTAGGTTCATTGCAGCTCAAGAAAAAATCACCTTAACTCAAGAAGGTATAGACGCAATATGGTACGTAGCCGGAGGTGACATGAGAAGAGCTATAAATCTTCTTCAAGCAGCAGCAGCGTATGGAGGACCGGTCGATGACGTAGCCGTTTACAAGGTAGCCGGCAAGGCTAGGCCAGCGGAAGTCCATGAGATGCTAAAGCTAGCACTTAAAGGTGACGTCATGGCAGCGAGACAAAAGGTCTACGACTTAATGATAAACTACGGTCTAACCGGATCAGACATAATAAGACAAGTTCACACGGAGGTCTTTAGGCTCGATATACCTGAACCCATGAAGATGGAGATTGAGGACCTCGTGGCTGAGACAGACTACAGACTTGTTGAGGGTGCTAACGAGGACATACAAATTACAGCCTTTCTTGCCCAATTAGCTAGATTAGGCAAGAAAATGGCTGGCTAG
- the thpR gene encoding RNA 2',3'-cyclic phosphodiesterase, which translates to MSSNLIRCFIAIDVDNPALVSKIMDIQKRLEVEGTKLKPVEPENLHLTLFFLGEQPPKVIEKVQEAMSTISFKPFSMKLKGLGAFPSYERPRVIWVGVTEGFEEIQKIYRSLRPKLQAIPLRLEPEEAFAPHITIARVKFSGYALKRVIASLKDLELGLQEVKSIKLKKSTLTPRGPIYETLYELKGDREVHAQQ; encoded by the coding sequence TTGTCCTCGAACCTAATTCGGTGCTTCATCGCCATAGATGTAGATAACCCAGCGCTAGTAAGCAAGATCATGGACATACAGAAAAGACTTGAAGTTGAAGGCACAAAGCTAAAACCTGTAGAACCTGAAAACCTCCACTTAACGCTCTTCTTTCTAGGGGAGCAACCGCCCAAGGTAATTGAAAAAGTACAGGAGGCTATGTCCACTATATCATTTAAGCCCTTCAGCATGAAACTTAAAGGTTTAGGTGCTTTTCCGTCTTATGAAAGGCCGCGCGTTATTTGGGTTGGGGTGACGGAAGGCTTCGAAGAAATCCAAAAGATTTATAGAAGTTTAAGACCAAAGCTTCAAGCCATACCGTTAAGACTCGAACCAGAGGAAGCCTTTGCCCCTCACATAACGATAGCTAGAGTTAAGTTCTCAGGTTACGCGTTGAAAAGAGTGATAGCGAGCTTGAAAGACCTAGAGTTAGGTCTTCAGGAGGTTAAGAGTATAAAACTTAAGAAGAGCACCCTAACACCACGAGGTCCAATATACGAGACGTTGTATGAATTGAAGGGTGATAGGGAAGTCCATGCACAACAATGA
- a CDS encoding sugar phosphate isomerase/epimerase, translating into MRIYLSSLASVSKPLKSFVVKAVNSGFNNIEILDEWGHRLNDRKVQELVELKRSYYLNYVVHAPYDGINVSTPQRALRRMSLKLIERSMNYAHYLEAKLVVVHSGFKSPLDYLKPGTSWNLFLKTLKRLNKLADDLDIYIGIENMPSGTNAIIQSCEEALMLIEEMWALDKVGLTLDVGHSNTISIHETQNYLLKAGKHLLHMHLHDNNGYVDSHLAVGSGMIDWASIAPLIKELKLVGGLTIEVMRFKDAKKSFDFITRMLR; encoded by the coding sequence ATGAGGATATACCTGTCGTCCTTAGCAAGTGTTTCTAAACCATTAAAGAGCTTTGTCGTAAAAGCCGTCAATTCAGGCTTCAATAACATAGAGATTCTCGACGAATGGGGGCATAGACTTAATGATAGGAAAGTGCAAGAGCTTGTAGAATTGAAGAGAAGTTACTACTTGAACTATGTAGTTCATGCTCCCTACGACGGCATAAACGTATCAACACCCCAACGTGCTTTAAGGAGAATGTCACTGAAGCTCATAGAGCGGTCGATGAACTACGCTCACTATCTCGAAGCCAAATTAGTTGTGGTGCATTCTGGCTTTAAATCTCCACTTGATTATCTTAAGCCTGGAACGAGCTGGAACCTGTTCTTAAAAACACTTAAACGCTTAAACAAGCTTGCAGATGACTTAGACATCTACATAGGAATCGAAAACATGCCTTCGGGGACAAATGCTATAATTCAATCATGCGAGGAGGCTTTGATGTTGATTGAAGAAATGTGGGCATTAGATAAAGTTGGACTTACCCTTGATGTAGGTCATTCGAATACTATTAGCATTCACGAAACTCAAAACTATCTTCTAAAGGCCGGCAAGCACTTGCTGCACATGCACTTGCACGACAATAATGGTTATGTAGACAGCCACTTAGCGGTAGGCTCAGGAATGATAGACTGGGCTTCTATCGCACCCTTGATAAAAGAGTTAAAGCTTGTTGGCGGATTAACCATAGAAGTTATGAGGTTTAAGGACGCTAAGAAGAGCTTTGACTTCATCACTAGAATGCTACGTTAA
- a CDS encoding anaerobic ribonucleoside-triphosphate reductase activating protein: MENSSKLKIRIGGIIDISTVDWPSKICTVVFFSGCNFRCPYCQNGKLVDFSYGKSLEINEIVRAVLRSKPLIEGVVLSGGECTLQAEGLINLCKELRKSDLSIGIDTNGSMPHVLEELLERRLVDRVAIDVKAPLEPKIYGEVIGLPGQGDVVVRNVERTLELLLKSGIEVEVRFLAVPTMTCSTDYVREVAKKTRGATRFVIQQFRPEADLLDPSLKRLRPPTRQELLTLAFTAMEEGASEVYIRTREHGLEKFRR, encoded by the coding sequence TTGGAGAATTCAAGTAAGCTGAAGATTAGGATTGGTGGTATCATCGATATATCGACTGTTGATTGGCCGTCAAAGATATGCACTGTTGTATTCTTTTCTGGGTGCAACTTTAGGTGTCCTTACTGTCAAAATGGAAAGCTCGTGGACTTCAGTTATGGTAAGAGTTTAGAGATCAATGAGATAGTCAGGGCAGTTTTGAGGAGTAAACCGCTGATCGAAGGAGTTGTGCTATCCGGTGGTGAGTGCACCCTACAAGCTGAAGGATTAATTAATCTGTGCAAAGAGTTGAGGAAAAGCGATTTAAGTATAGGGATCGATACTAATGGCTCAATGCCTCACGTATTGGAGGAGTTACTTGAAAGACGTCTTGTCGATAGAGTCGCAATTGACGTTAAAGCTCCACTAGAACCGAAGATTTATGGTGAGGTCATAGGACTTCCAGGTCAAGGAGATGTCGTGGTGAGGAACGTTGAGAGAACACTTGAGTTACTCTTGAAGTCAGGAATAGAAGTTGAGGTTAGGTTTCTTGCAGTTCCAACCATGACGTGCAGCACAGACTACGTGAGAGAAGTGGCTAAAAAAACTCGTGGAGCTACAAGGTTTGTGATTCAACAGTTCAGACCTGAAGCTGATCTCCTTGATCCTTCACTTAAGAGGTTGAGACCCCCTACAAGACAGGAGCTCTTGACATTAGCGTTTACAGCCATGGAAGAAGGAGCTTCAGAAGTTTATATTAGAACTAGGGAGCATGGACTTGAAAAATTTAGGAGATAA
- a CDS encoding THUMP domain-containing protein — protein sequence MLILSGEHQTLPAAEVKATLEAEGCNFNVRELDPPVMVVELDNLEICKVLEKRLAMTLEGIALLFKCEVEVNEIEKLLKDVDLSFLENKTIAVRVSKKVPREDVKSMELERRLGAIILRLAKNVKVNLERPDITFRGLVTKSFYFGIRVFEINRGFYDLRRPRYRPFFHPGSLEPRVCRVFVNLARSRRGSVFFDPFNGTGGFSIEASMIGCQVVGLDVDDKMCHGALKNMKAFNCNPLGIIKGDARKLPIVRGSVDSIATDPPYGRSTSLRKALLEDLLNAFLNQAAEALKRGGYLCFAHPSWLIDLRIPSCMMFVEQHEMKVHRSLTRRITVLRRV from the coding sequence TTGCTAATTCTCTCAGGAGAGCATCAAACTTTACCAGCAGCAGAGGTGAAGGCTACTTTAGAGGCTGAGGGATGTAATTTTAATGTTCGTGAACTTGACCCACCAGTAATGGTTGTCGAGCTTGATAACCTTGAAATATGTAAGGTATTGGAGAAAAGGCTTGCCATGACTCTTGAAGGTATAGCTCTCTTATTCAAGTGTGAAGTAGAGGTAAATGAAATTGAGAAATTACTAAAGGATGTAGACTTGAGCTTCCTCGAAAACAAGACTATAGCTGTAAGGGTCTCTAAGAAAGTTCCACGTGAAGATGTTAAGTCGATGGAGCTCGAAAGAAGGCTTGGGGCCATAATTCTTAGACTTGCAAAGAACGTCAAGGTTAATTTAGAAAGGCCTGACATAACCTTCAGAGGGTTGGTAACTAAGTCTTTCTACTTCGGTATAAGGGTATTTGAGATAAATAGGGGCTTCTACGATCTTAGGAGACCACGCTACCGTCCTTTCTTCCACCCAGGGAGCCTTGAGCCTAGAGTATGTAGAGTCTTTGTGAACTTGGCTAGGTCCAGAAGGGGGTCCGTATTTTTCGATCCCTTCAATGGCACTGGGGGCTTCTCTATCGAAGCTAGTATGATTGGTTGCCAAGTTGTAGGCCTTGATGTCGATGACAAAATGTGTCATGGAGCATTGAAGAACATGAAGGCCTTTAACTGTAATCCTTTAGGCATAATTAAAGGTGATGCACGAAAATTGCCAATAGTAAGGGGATCGGTAGATAGCATAGCAACGGATCCTCCTTATGGCAGGTCAACATCCTTGAGAAAGGCCTTATTGGAAGATTTACTAAATGCTTTCCTGAATCAAGCTGCAGAGGCACTTAAGAGAGGTGGATATCTTTGCTTTGCACACCCATCTTGGCTTATAGATTTGAGGATCCCGAGCTGCATGATGTTCGTGGAACAACATGAAATGAAGGTGCATAGATCTTTAACGAGGAGAATCACGGTTTTAAGGAGGGTATGA
- the prs gene encoding ribose-phosphate diphosphokinase, translated as MLIPGPASPQLTQRLAKACNYAMARVSYKIFPDGESYIRVESNLKGETAIVVQSCPPPQDKRVIELLQLIDASLRAGATKVFAIVPYFAYSRQDRVFLDHEALSSKIIARIIETVGASLLITVNIHSDLVLNYFEKIKALNVDAFPEVASYLALYNLRKPLVLSPDKKRYPDAQRVAKLMNGEAAFLEKKRDLLSGEVVTEEKTLALEGRDVVIIDDIISTGGTLINAAKIISKGNPNRIIAACIHGLYVDNALEKLAAVGVKEVISTDTIESSTSKISVAKVIANTLKELTGG; from the coding sequence GTGCTAATACCAGGTCCAGCTTCTCCACAGCTCACTCAGCGCTTGGCGAAAGCTTGCAACTATGCTATGGCAAGAGTTAGCTACAAGATCTTTCCAGATGGAGAATCCTACATTAGAGTTGAAAGTAACCTTAAAGGAGAGACAGCAATAGTAGTACAGTCATGTCCTCCTCCCCAAGATAAGAGGGTAATTGAGCTACTACAACTAATTGATGCATCCTTAAGAGCCGGCGCCACTAAAGTCTTTGCTATAGTTCCATACTTCGCATATTCAAGGCAGGATAGGGTGTTCTTGGATCACGAGGCTCTTAGCTCAAAGATAATAGCAAGAATCATAGAGACCGTAGGTGCTAGCCTACTCATCACTGTTAACATTCATAGTGACCTGGTTCTCAACTATTTTGAGAAGATAAAGGCCTTGAATGTTGACGCTTTTCCAGAAGTAGCTTCTTACTTAGCTTTGTACAATTTAAGGAAGCCATTAGTGTTATCGCCAGACAAAAAGCGTTACCCTGACGCTCAACGTGTTGCTAAGTTGATGAACGGTGAAGCCGCTTTCCTGGAGAAGAAGAGAGATTTACTAAGTGGAGAAGTCGTAACAGAAGAGAAGACGTTGGCTTTGGAAGGCAGAGATGTAGTTATAATCGACGACATCATAAGCACGGGCGGTACGTTGATTAATGCGGCAAAGATAATTTCTAAAGGCAATCCTAATAGGATAATAGCTGCCTGCATTCATGGTCTTTACGTCGACAATGCTCTCGAGAAGCTAGCAGCTGTAGGGGTAAAAGAAGTGATAAGCACTGACACCATAGAAAGCTCAACGTCAAAGATCAGTGTCGCGAAGGTAATAGCTAACACTCTAAAGGAACTCACAGGGGGTTAA